The Rhinopithecus roxellana isolate Shanxi Qingling chromosome 13, ASM756505v1, whole genome shotgun sequence genome contains a region encoding:
- the SPINT4 gene encoding kunitz-type protease inhibitor 4: protein MKSAKLGFLLRFFIFCSLNNLLLGGVNKIAEKICGDLKDPCKLDMNVGSCYEVHFRYFYNRTSKRCEAFVFSGCEGNLNNFKLKLECDVTCVIKYKPPEGI, encoded by the exons ATGAAGTCTGCCAAGCTGGGATTTCTTCTAAGGTTCTTCATCTTCTGCTCATTGAATAACCTATTATTGGGTGGTGTTAATAAAATTGCTGAGAAGATATGTGGAGACCTCAAAG ATCCCTGCAAATTGGACATGAATGTTGGAAGCTGCTATGAAGTTCACTTTAGATATTTCTACAACAGAACCTCCAAAAGATGTGAAGCTTTTGTCTTCTCTGGCTGTGAAGGCAACCTTAACAACTTCAAGCTTAAATTAGAATGTGATGTAACCTGTGTTATAAAATACAAACCACCAGAAGGAATCTAA